The following proteins are encoded in a genomic region of Ictalurus punctatus breed USDA103 chromosome 15, Coco_2.0, whole genome shotgun sequence:
- the LOC128635141 gene encoding uncharacterized protein LOC128635141, with translation MKLEEKKGEEMRNKIENKIEMRLSEMRKKQEEKRRQEEEKEKAREEDMRRQENRRSKEKRREAKKSEEKRREEKRSEEKRREEKQREEKRSKEKRSEEKRREEKQREEKRSKEKRSEEKRREEKQREEKRSKEKRSEEKRREEKQREEKRREAKRSKEKRREEKRREEKRREEKRREEKPCSQADLSQD, from the exons ATGAAACTAGAAGAGAAGAAAGGTgaagaaatgagaaacaagatTGAGAATAAGATTGAGATGAGATTAAGTGAGATGAGAAAGAAacaagaagagaagaggaggcaagaggaagaaaaggagaagGCAAGAGAAGAAGACATGAGAAGACAAGAAAATAGAA gaagcaaagagaagagaagagaagcgaAGAAAAGCGAAGAGAAgcgaagagaagagaagagaagcgaAGAAAAGCGAAGAGAAGAGAagcaaagagaagagaagagaagcaaAGAGAAGAGAAGCGAAGAAAAGCGAAGAGAAGAGAagcaaagagaagagaagagaagcaaAGAGAAGAGAAGCGAAGAAAAGCGAAGAGAAGAGAagcaaagagaagagaagagaagcaaAGAGAAGAGAAGCGAAGAAAAGCGAAGAGAAGAGAagcaaagagaagagaagagaagagaagcgaagagaagcaaagagaagagaagagaagagaagagaagagaagagaagagaagagaagagaagagaagagaagagaagccaTGTTCTCAGGCTGACCTCTCTCAGGACTAA
- the tbpl1 gene encoding TATA box-binding protein-like 1 (The RefSeq protein has 1 substitution compared to this genomic sequence), with product MEPSNDVALDIIITNVVSVFRTRCHLNLRTIGLEGNNVIYRPEVGKVLMKLRKPRITASIWSSGKIICTGATSEDEAKVGARRLARCLQKIGFKVRFSDFKVVNVLAVCSMPFQIRLIEFTKNNRPIASYELELHPAASYRIKTLRATVQVFSTGSVTVTGPNVQSVASAVEQIYPLLFECQKKLA from the exons ATGGAACCGAGTAACGATGTGGCGCTGGACATTATCATCACAAACGTGGTTTCTGTCTTCAGGACCAGGTGTCATTTAAACCTGCGCACTATCGGCCTGGAGGGGAATAACGTCATCTACAGACCGGAAGTAGGG AAAGTACTTATGAAGCTCCGCAAACCTCGCATCACTGCCTCCATATGGTCATCAGGGAAAATCATTTGCACTGGAGCAACAAG TGAGGACGAGGCTAAAGTGGGTGCCAGGAGGTTGGCCCGCTGCCTCCAGAAGATAGGATTCAAG GTCAGGTTTTCAGATTTTAAGGTCGTAAACGTCCTGGCAGTGTGCTCCATGCCTTTTCAGATCCGCCTCATCGAGTTCACCAAGAACAACCGTCCCATAGCCAG ctACGAGCCTGAGCTTCACCCAGCTGCATCGTACAGAATTAAAACCCTTAGAGCAACAGTGCAGGTGTTCTCCACAGGCAGCGTCACAGTTACAG GACCAAATGTTCAGAGTGTTGCCTCAGCTGTGGAACAGATATATCCTCTATTGTTCGAGTGTCAGAAAAAACTGGCgtaa